One Mesorhizobium loti genomic window carries:
- a CDS encoding transcriptional regulator containing an amidase domain and an AraC-type DNA-binding HTH domain, protein MTAPIIAALAFDGISPFHLSVPCLVFGADRTRLGLPRFDFRVCGVEQGMIQTDAGLSILVPHGLSALDDADIVIIPSWKDLGAPLTAPLDEALGRAHRRGALIVGLCLGTFAIAAAGLLSGRNATTHWAYTDQLHTLHPDISIDADVLYVDDGDIVTSAGVAAGLDCCLHIVRARYGAEVALRLARHIVLSPHRQGGQAQFIERPVAKSADADRFTQALDAVRATLGETHSLDSVAEAAGLTRRTFTRRFQKSIGTSFGDWLTSQRIELAQRLLEATEKSMDIVAFEAGFGSATSLRQHFAARLRTSPARYRREFSRRGDRDERVAQA, encoded by the coding sequence ATGACCGCCCCGATCATTGCCGCCCTCGCCTTCGACGGCATCAGCCCGTTCCATCTCTCCGTGCCTTGCCTGGTGTTCGGCGCCGACCGCACGAGGCTCGGCCTGCCGCGCTTCGACTTTCGTGTCTGCGGGGTCGAGCAAGGCATGATCCAAACCGATGCCGGGCTGAGCATCCTTGTCCCGCACGGCCTGTCCGCGCTCGACGATGCCGACATCGTCATCATCCCAAGCTGGAAGGATCTCGGCGCCCCTCTCACGGCGCCGCTCGACGAAGCGCTCGGCCGCGCGCACCGGCGCGGGGCGCTGATCGTCGGCCTCTGCCTCGGCACCTTTGCCATCGCCGCCGCCGGCCTGCTTTCGGGCCGCAACGCGACCACGCACTGGGCCTATACGGACCAGCTGCACACCCTGCACCCCGACATTTCGATCGATGCCGACGTGCTCTATGTCGATGATGGCGACATCGTCACCTCGGCCGGCGTCGCTGCCGGGCTGGATTGCTGCCTGCATATCGTGCGCGCCCGCTATGGCGCGGAAGTGGCACTGCGGCTCGCCCGCCACATCGTGCTCTCACCCCACCGCCAAGGCGGACAGGCGCAGTTCATCGAACGCCCCGTGGCAAAGAGCGCTGATGCCGACCGCTTCACCCAGGCCCTCGACGCCGTGCGTGCCACGCTCGGCGAGACACACAGCCTCGACAGCGTCGCCGAAGCCGCCGGCCTGACCCGACGCACCTTCACCCGCCGCTTCCAGAAATCGATCGGCACCAGTTTTGGCGATTGGCTGACCAGCCAGCGCATCGAACTGGCGCAGCGCCTGCTGGAAGCGACGGAAAAATCGATGGACATCGTCGCCTTCGAAGCCGGCTTCGGCAGCGCCACCTCGCTGCGCCAGCATTTCGCCGCAAGGCTGAGGACATCGCCGGCGCGGTATCGACGGGAATTTTCCAGGCGGGGAGATCGGGACGAACGGGTGGCGCAGGCCTGA
- a CDS encoding PEP phosphonomutase, whose product MTDQAECARTFHSLHVKGNPVVLYNAWDPGSAKIVEKAGAKAIATGSWPVAAAFGYADGEKIPLELALDNIKRIVAAVDLPVTMDLEGGYGAEPEVVAQTVTRALQAGAIGFNFEDQIVGGTGLHDIAVQVKRVEAAAAAVKASGIPAFLNARTDIFLKAKPDAHDKALLDQAIERAHAYEKAGASGFFAPGLGDEGLIEALCKAVALPVNIIALAHVPPRQRLAELGVARISHGPVPYRQMAEWLEAKARLAISG is encoded by the coding sequence ATGACCGACCAGGCCGAGTGCGCGCGGACCTTCCATTCCCTTCACGTCAAGGGCAACCCGGTCGTTCTCTACAATGCCTGGGATCCGGGCTCGGCCAAGATCGTCGAGAAGGCGGGCGCCAAGGCGATCGCCACCGGAAGCTGGCCGGTCGCGGCTGCCTTTGGCTATGCCGATGGTGAGAAGATTCCGCTGGAACTGGCGCTCGACAACATCAAGCGCATCGTCGCGGCGGTCGACCTGCCGGTGACCATGGACCTCGAAGGCGGTTATGGCGCCGAGCCGGAAGTCGTCGCCCAGACTGTGACACGCGCCTTGCAGGCTGGCGCTATCGGCTTCAATTTCGAGGACCAGATCGTCGGCGGCACCGGCCTGCACGATATCGCGGTGCAGGTGAAGCGGGTCGAAGCGGCCGCGGCCGCCGTCAAGGCCTCCGGCATCCCGGCCTTCCTCAACGCCCGCACCGACATCTTCCTCAAGGCCAAGCCCGATGCGCATGACAAGGCGCTGCTCGACCAGGCGATCGAGCGGGCGCATGCCTATGAAAAGGCCGGAGCAAGCGGCTTCTTTGCGCCGGGCCTTGGCGACGAGGGTCTCATCGAGGCGCTGTGCAAGGCAGTTGCGCTGCCGGTCAACATCATCGCGTTGGCGCATGTGCCGCCGCGCCAGCGGCTGGCCGAACTCGGCGTCGCCCGCATCAGCCACGGCCCTGTGCCATATCGGCAGATGGCGGAATGGCTGGAGGCGAAGGCGCGGCTGGCCATTTCCGGTTAG
- a CDS encoding Succinylglutamate desuccinylase/aspartoacylase: MQKSIERIAGDSEGVSYEFPVFRFTGSDKAAPSAYLQAALHAGELPGVVAIDALMPALSKAEAEGRINGSITIVPWANPIGRAQYHFGEHQGRFHLGTRTNFNRAFPLLAAPDAKLLPDTSFGGADQRLKSRLVQLSLGHDIVLDLHCDDEGLAYLYVHTSLWPAMADCAAAMGVDAVVLWSEDTDGTFEGASIMPYQNVPADVAKFDRRVATTVEYRGILDVDGALASADAEGLYRLLVARGTITDSALPAPGPFKGVVAPLENIDMMPAPRAGAVLYDVKPGDRVARGDRLATIVHAPGETGGRAEVFAPQDGIILTRRSRRIIRAGEDLLKLVGDRKSADARSGTLED; the protein is encoded by the coding sequence ATGCAGAAATCGATCGAACGCATCGCCGGTGACAGCGAGGGCGTTTCCTACGAATTCCCGGTGTTCCGCTTCACAGGCAGCGATAAGGCGGCGCCTTCGGCCTATCTGCAGGCGGCCCTCCATGCCGGCGAACTGCCGGGCGTCGTCGCCATCGACGCGCTGATGCCGGCGCTGAGCAAGGCCGAGGCCGAAGGCCGCATCAACGGCAGCATCACCATCGTGCCCTGGGCCAACCCGATCGGCCGCGCGCAATATCATTTCGGCGAGCATCAAGGCCGCTTTCACCTGGGCACCCGCACCAATTTCAACCGCGCCTTTCCGCTGCTCGCCGCGCCCGACGCCAAGCTCTTGCCCGACACCAGCTTTGGCGGCGCCGACCAGCGGCTGAAGTCGCGTCTGGTGCAGCTGTCGCTCGGCCACGACATCGTGCTCGACCTGCATTGCGACGACGAAGGTCTCGCCTATCTCTACGTCCACACCAGCCTTTGGCCGGCCATGGCCGATTGCGCCGCCGCCATGGGGGTCGATGCGGTGGTGCTGTGGAGCGAGGACACAGATGGCACCTTCGAGGGCGCCTCGATCATGCCCTACCAGAACGTTCCCGCCGACGTGGCGAAGTTCGACCGCCGCGTCGCCACCACGGTCGAATATCGCGGTATCCTCGATGTCGATGGCGCGCTGGCTAGCGCTGATGCCGAAGGCCTCTACAGGCTGCTGGTGGCGCGTGGCACGATCACCGACAGCGCGCTGCCCGCGCCCGGCCCGTTCAAAGGTGTCGTCGCCCCCTTGGAAAACATCGACATGATGCCGGCCCCTCGGGCTGGCGCTGTGCTCTACGACGTAAAACCCGGCGACCGTGTCGCCAGGGGCGATCGCCTCGCCACCATCGTCCACGCACCGGGCGAGACCGGCGGCCGCGCCGAAGTGTTCGCGCCGCAGGACGGCATCATCCTGACCCGCCGCTCGCGCCGCATTATCCGCGCCGGCGAGGATCTTTTAAAGCTGGTCGGCGACAGGAAGAGCGCCGACGCCAGGTCGGGGACGCTGGAGGATTGA
- a CDS encoding formate--tetrahydrofolate ligase: MAEVKSDIEIARAAKKKQIQEIGQKIGIPTEHLLPYGHDKAKISAEFIKSVKGNKDGRLILVTAINPTPAGEGKTTTTVGLGDGLNRIGKKAIVCIREASLGPNFGVKGGAAGGGYAQVVPMEDMNLHFTGDFHAITTAHNLLSALIDNHIYWGNELGIDTRRVVWRRVMDMNDRALREIICSLGGVANGFPREAGFDITVASEVMAILCLSTDLKDLEKRLGDIIVAYRRDKSPVYARDLKADGAMAVLLKDAMQPNLVQTLENNPAFVHGGPFANIAHGCNSVVATTTALKLADYVVTEAGFGADLGAEKFFDIKCRKAGLKPAAAVIVATVRAMKMNGGVKKEDLGKENIEAVKKGCANLGRHIENIRQFGVPAVVAINHFYSDTDAEIQAMKDYVASMGEEAILCKHWAKGSAGIEELANKVVALAESGASQFAPLYPDAMPLFEKINTIVQRIYRGSEAIADKSVRDQLHAWEQAGYGHLPVCMAKTQYSFSTDPNLRGAPTGHTVPVREVRLSAGAGFVVIICGEVMTMPGLPKAPSSEKIFLNEAGQIEGLF; this comes from the coding sequence ATGGCCGAAGTGAAGTCCGACATCGAGATCGCGCGCGCCGCCAAGAAAAAGCAGATCCAGGAGATCGGCCAGAAGATTGGCATCCCGACCGAGCACCTGCTGCCCTATGGCCACGACAAGGCCAAGATCTCAGCCGAATTCATCAAATCGGTGAAGGGCAACAAGGACGGCAGGCTGATCCTGGTCACCGCCATCAACCCGACGCCTGCCGGCGAAGGCAAGACCACCACCACCGTCGGCCTTGGCGATGGCCTCAACCGCATCGGCAAGAAGGCGATCGTCTGTATCCGCGAGGCTTCGCTCGGCCCGAACTTCGGCGTCAAGGGCGGTGCCGCCGGCGGCGGCTATGCACAGGTCGTGCCGATGGAGGACATGAACCTCCACTTCACCGGCGACTTCCACGCCATCACCACCGCGCACAATCTGCTTTCGGCGCTGATCGACAACCACATCTACTGGGGCAATGAGCTCGGCATCGACACCCGCCGCGTGGTGTGGCGCCGCGTCATGGACATGAACGACCGGGCGCTGCGCGAAATCATCTGCTCGCTCGGTGGCGTCGCCAACGGTTTTCCACGCGAGGCCGGCTTCGACATCACCGTCGCCTCGGAAGTCATGGCCATCCTGTGCCTGTCCACCGACCTGAAGGATCTGGAGAAGCGCCTCGGCGACATTATCGTCGCCTACCGCCGCGACAAGTCGCCGGTCTACGCCCGCGACCTCAAGGCCGACGGCGCCATGGCTGTCCTGCTCAAGGATGCCATGCAGCCCAACCTGGTGCAGACGCTGGAGAACAACCCGGCCTTCGTCCATGGCGGCCCGTTCGCCAACATCGCCCATGGCTGTAACTCGGTCGTCGCCACCACCACGGCGTTGAAGCTCGCCGACTATGTCGTCACCGAAGCCGGCTTCGGCGCCGACCTCGGTGCTGAAAAGTTCTTCGACATCAAGTGCCGCAAGGCGGGCCTCAAGCCGGCAGCCGCCGTCATCGTCGCCACCGTGCGCGCCATGAAGATGAATGGCGGCGTCAAAAAGGAAGACCTCGGCAAGGAGAACATCGAGGCGGTGAAGAAGGGCTGCGCCAATCTCGGCCGCCACATCGAAAACATCCGCCAGTTCGGCGTACCGGCGGTGGTTGCCATCAACCACTTCTATTCCGACACCGACGCCGAAATCCAGGCGATGAAGGACTATGTCGCCTCGATGGGCGAAGAGGCGATCCTGTGCAAGCACTGGGCCAAGGGCTCGGCCGGCATCGAGGAGCTTGCCAACAAGGTGGTTGCGCTGGCCGAATCCGGCGCCTCGCAATTCGCGCCGCTCTACCCCGACGCCATGCCGCTGTTCGAGAAGATCAACACCATCGTCCAGCGTATCTATCGCGGCTCGGAAGCGATCGCCGACAAGTCGGTGCGCGATCAGTTGCACGCCTGGGAGCAGGCCGGCTACGGCCATCTGCCGGTCTGCATGGCCAAGACCCAGTACTCCTTCTCGACCGACCCGAACCTGCGCGGCGCGCCGACCGGCCACACCGTGCCGGTGCGCGAGGTCAGGCTTTCGGCCGGTGCCGGCTTCGTCGTCATCATCTGCGGCGAGGTCATGACCATGCCCGGCCTGCCCAAGGCACCGTCCTCGGAAAAGATCTTCCTCAACGAGGCCGGCCAGATCGAAGGCCTGTTCTAG
- a CDS encoding 17 kDa surface antigen, which yields MIEGINMLYLLALLIGVIAGLRAMTAPAAVAWGAYLGWLPVAGTWASFMSHWAAVGIFTILAIVELVTDQLPSTPSRKVPQQFGARVIMGAFTGAVIGATGGATIGGLIAGAIGAVIGTLGGAEARGRLAAAFGKDPPAAFIEDAVAIIGGLLIVAAVA from the coding sequence GTGATCGAGGGGATCAACATGCTCTATCTTCTAGCACTTCTGATCGGCGTCATTGCCGGCCTGCGCGCCATGACCGCGCCGGCCGCGGTCGCCTGGGGCGCGTATCTGGGCTGGCTGCCGGTTGCCGGCACCTGGGCAAGCTTTATGAGCCATTGGGCGGCCGTCGGCATCTTCACCATCCTCGCCATCGTCGAGCTGGTCACCGATCAGTTGCCGTCGACGCCCAGCCGTAAGGTGCCGCAACAGTTCGGCGCCCGCGTCATCATGGGTGCCTTCACCGGCGCGGTGATCGGCGCGACCGGTGGCGCCACCATCGGCGGCCTGATTGCCGGCGCCATCGGTGCGGTCATCGGCACGCTGGGCGGCGCCGAAGCGCGCGGCCGGCTGGCGGCCGCCTTCGGCAAGGATCCGCCCGCCGCCTTCATCGAGGACGCGGTGGCGATCATCGGCGGCCTGCTGATCGTGGCGGCGGTGGCATGA
- a CDS encoding nicotinamidase-like amidase — MSTNTTPHRALIVVDVQNDYDGGNLAIQHPPFRDSVVNVARAMDAAAAAGIKVVVVKQMAPETSLIFARGSHGGELHPEIARRGRDHYVEKMLPSAFTGTDLEAWLRANAIDTLTVVGYMTHNCDLSTIIHALHAGFAVEFLSDATGSVPYANSAGYASAEEIHRVVTVILQSRFAAVLKTTEWVECLKTGALPERDTIYASNQRALARSAA; from the coding sequence ATGTCTACCAACACCACGCCGCACCGCGCGCTGATCGTCGTCGATGTCCAGAACGACTATGATGGCGGCAACCTCGCCATCCAGCATCCGCCGTTCCGCGACAGCGTCGTCAATGTGGCACGCGCCATGGATGCGGCTGCCGCCGCCGGCATCAAGGTGGTTGTCGTCAAGCAGATGGCGCCTGAGACCTCGCTGATCTTCGCCCGGGGCAGCCATGGCGGCGAATTGCATCCGGAAATCGCCAGGCGTGGCCGCGACCATTATGTCGAGAAGATGCTGCCCTCAGCCTTCACCGGCACCGACCTCGAGGCGTGGCTGCGCGCCAACGCCATCGATACGCTCACGGTGGTCGGCTACATGACGCATAATTGCGATCTGTCGACCATCATCCATGCCTTGCACGCTGGCTTTGCCGTCGAGTTCCTGTCGGATGCGACCGGCTCGGTGCCCTATGCTAACAGCGCCGGCTATGCCTCGGCCGAGGAGATCCACCGCGTGGTGACTGTTATCCTGCAGTCGCGTTTCGCCGCGGTGCTCAAGACCACCGAATGGGTCGAGTGCCTGAAGACCGGCGCCTTGCCGGAGCGCGACACGATCTACGCGTCCAACCAGCGGGCACTGGCGCGCAGCGCGGCTTAG
- a CDS encoding mercuric reductase has protein sequence MTAKTFDAIIIGAGQAGTPLAGRLNAAGMSVALIERKLVGGTCVNTGCIPTKTMVASAYAAHLARRAADYGVTLSGPVGVDYKAIKARKDKVSGASRTGLESWIAGMDKCTLYRGHARFESANTVRVGDDLLTADKIFLNTGGRASVPDLPGIHDIDYLTNSSMMDLEVLPRHLIVVGGSYISLEFAQMFRRFGSEVTVIEKSPRLTGREDENVSATILSILENEGITVHVGADDIGFAKQGSDIAVTFSAGKPPAVGSHVLLALGRTLNTDDLGLDRAGVAVDKRGAVIVDDQLRTSVPGIWAMGDCNGKGAFTHTSYNDYEIVAANLLDNDPRKVSDRIEAYALYIDPPLGRCGMTEAAVKKSGRRALVGQRPMTRVGRAVEKGETQGFMKILVDADTREILGCSVLGPGGDEAVHCVLDLMYAKAPVDTLARAMHIHPTVSELLPTIAQELRPLV, from the coding sequence ATGACGGCAAAAACCTTCGACGCCATCATCATTGGCGCCGGCCAGGCCGGCACACCGCTCGCCGGCAGGCTGAACGCAGCCGGCATGAGCGTGGCGCTGATCGAGCGCAAGCTGGTCGGCGGCACCTGCGTCAACACCGGTTGCATTCCGACCAAGACGATGGTGGCGAGCGCCTATGCCGCGCATCTGGCGCGGCGCGCCGCCGATTATGGCGTGACGCTCAGTGGCCCTGTCGGCGTCGACTATAAGGCGATCAAGGCGCGCAAGGACAAGGTTTCGGGCGCCTCCCGCACCGGGCTGGAAAGCTGGATCGCCGGCATGGACAAATGCACGCTCTATCGCGGCCATGCGCGCTTCGAATCCGCCAACACGGTGCGCGTCGGAGACGACCTTCTGACCGCCGACAAGATTTTCCTCAACACCGGCGGTCGGGCTTCCGTGCCTGATTTGCCCGGCATCCACGACATCGACTATTTGACCAATTCCTCGATGATGGATCTCGAGGTCCTGCCGCGCCATCTGATCGTCGTCGGCGGCAGCTATATCTCGCTCGAATTCGCGCAGATGTTCCGCCGTTTCGGCAGCGAAGTCACCGTCATCGAGAAGAGCCCGCGCCTGACCGGACGCGAGGACGAGAACGTCTCGGCCACCATCCTGTCCATCCTCGAAAATGAAGGCATCACGGTCCATGTCGGCGCTGATGACATCGGCTTCGCCAAACAGGGCAGCGATATCGCCGTGACCTTCTCGGCCGGCAAGCCACCGGCGGTCGGCTCACATGTGCTGCTGGCGCTCGGCCGAACACTCAACACCGACGATCTCGGCCTCGACAGAGCCGGCGTCGCCGTCGACAAGCGTGGTGCCGTTATCGTGGACGACCAGCTGCGTACCAGCGTCCCAGGCATCTGGGCGATGGGCGACTGCAATGGCAAGGGCGCCTTCACCCACACCTCCTACAATGACTACGAGATCGTCGCCGCCAATCTGCTCGACAACGACCCGCGCAAGGTCAGTGACCGCATCGAGGCCTATGCGCTCTACATCGACCCGCCGCTCGGCCGCTGCGGTATGACCGAGGCGGCGGTGAAGAAATCCGGACGCCGCGCGCTGGTCGGCCAGCGGCCGATGACGCGCGTCGGCCGCGCCGTCGAAAAGGGCGAGACGCAAGGCTTCATGAAGATCCTCGTCGATGCCGACACCAGGGAAATCCTCGGCTGTTCCGTGCTCGGTCCCGGCGGCGACGAGGCCGTGCACTGCGTGCTCGATTTGATGTATGCCAAGGCACCCGTCGACACGCTGGCGCGCGCGATGCACATCCACCCCACTGTCTCGGAACTGCTGCCCACCATTGCCCAGGAGCTGAGGCCGCTGGTCTGA
- a CDS encoding acetyltransferase, nodulation protein nodL, which produces MAGSERAKMAAGEWYTCLDDELETLRVTARDAVFEHNSLAPRQRGNLGPGLKALLGGVGEGARIEAPFHCAYGFNIFLGDGVFLNAGCTILDTASVRIGKGTLLGPNVQIYCAEHHKEAAGRQAGLEIARPVEIGAHAWIGGSAVILGGVRIGEGAIVGAGAVVTRDVSANTTVVGNPARAVKRG; this is translated from the coding sequence ATGGCTGGAAGCGAGCGCGCGAAGATGGCGGCCGGCGAATGGTACACTTGCCTCGATGACGAGCTGGAAACGCTGCGCGTGACGGCGCGCGACGCGGTCTTCGAGCACAATTCGCTGGCGCCGCGGCAGCGCGGAAATCTCGGGCCGGGCCTGAAGGCATTGCTCGGCGGCGTGGGCGAGGGCGCCCGCATCGAGGCGCCGTTCCACTGTGCCTACGGCTTCAACATCTTTCTCGGCGACGGCGTCTTCCTCAATGCCGGCTGCACCATCCTCGACACGGCAAGCGTGCGCATCGGCAAGGGAACGCTGCTTGGCCCCAATGTGCAGATCTATTGCGCCGAGCATCACAAGGAGGCCGCAGGCCGGCAAGCGGGACTGGAGATCGCCAGGCCGGTCGAGATCGGAGCCCATGCCTGGATCGGCGGCAGCGCGGTCATCCTCGGCGGCGTCCGTATCGGCGAAGGCGCCATCGTCGGCGCCGGTGCGGTGGTGACGCGCGATGTGTCTGCCAACACCACGGTGGTCGGCAATCCGGCACGGGCGGTCAAGCGGGGTTGA
- a CDS encoding transmembrane efflux protein, with translation MPLPILALAIASFCIGTTEFVIMGLLPEVAADLRVSIPSAGLLVTGYALGVVFGAPIVAMATAHLPRKPVLVGLTASFVVGNLLCAIAPDYWTLMAARVFTAFGHGAFFGIGSVVAASLVPRNKRASAMALMFAGLTLSNILGVPAGTALGEAFGWRATFVAVVGIGLISVAAIAWLVPSDVTEPSGGGLRGELRVLGKLQVWLAMLIASLASASLFAVFTYIKPYLTDVSGLSTSAVTWVLLLFGAGMTIGNIIGGRLADWKLMPTVIGTLLLMAVLFVGFMQFGAIASVAIGIVFLWGLLIFVVVPPLQIRVVEAASEGPNLAATLNQGAFNVGNASGAWIGGVALSAGVSYAHLPLVGAVLALLAVTVAVLSQALDRRAPVPLQAAAE, from the coding sequence ATGCCTTTGCCGATCCTTGCGCTTGCCATTGCGTCCTTCTGCATCGGCACCACCGAATTCGTCATCATGGGCCTGCTGCCGGAGGTCGCCGCCGACCTTCGCGTGTCGATCCCTTCGGCCGGCCTGCTGGTCACCGGCTATGCGCTGGGCGTCGTCTTCGGCGCACCGATCGTCGCCATGGCCACCGCGCATTTGCCGCGCAAGCCGGTGCTGGTCGGGCTGACGGCGTCGTTCGTTGTCGGCAATCTGCTCTGTGCCATCGCGCCTGATTATTGGACGCTGATGGCCGCGCGCGTCTTCACCGCTTTTGGCCATGGCGCCTTCTTCGGCATCGGTTCGGTTGTCGCCGCCAGCCTGGTGCCGCGCAACAAGCGCGCCAGCGCCATGGCGCTGATGTTTGCCGGCCTGACGCTTTCCAACATTCTAGGCGTTCCCGCCGGCACGGCACTTGGCGAAGCTTTCGGCTGGCGCGCCACCTTCGTGGCCGTGGTCGGCATCGGCCTGATCTCGGTCGCGGCGATCGCCTGGCTGGTGCCGTCCGATGTCACTGAGCCAAGCGGCGGCGGCCTGCGTGGCGAGCTGCGCGTGCTGGGCAAGCTGCAGGTCTGGCTGGCGATGCTCATCGCCTCGCTGGCCTCGGCCAGCCTGTTTGCCGTTTTCACCTACATCAAGCCCTATCTGACCGACGTATCCGGCCTGTCGACCTCTGCCGTTACCTGGGTGCTGCTGCTGTTCGGCGCCGGCATGACCATCGGCAACATCATTGGTGGGCGGCTGGCGGACTGGAAGCTGATGCCGACGGTGATCGGCACGCTGCTGTTGATGGCGGTGCTGTTTGTCGGCTTCATGCAGTTCGGCGCGATTGCCAGTGTCGCCATCGGCATCGTCTTCCTCTGGGGCCTGCTCATCTTCGTCGTCGTGCCGCCACTGCAGATCCGTGTCGTCGAGGCAGCGTCGGAAGGGCCGAACCTCGCCGCCACGCTGAACCAGGGCGCCTTCAATGTCGGCAATGCCAGCGGCGCCTGGATCGGCGGCGTGGCACTTTCCGCCGGAGTTTCCTACGCCCACCTGCCCTTGGTCGGCGCGGTGCTCGCCTTGCTAGCTGTCACCGTCGCGGTGCTGTCGCAAGCCTTGGACCGGCGCGCGCCGGTCCCGCTTCAGGCTGCTGCGGAGTAG